A region from the Xiphophorus maculatus strain JP 163 A unplaced genomic scaffold, X_maculatus-5.0-male Unplaced_Scaffold_BN000207F, whole genome shotgun sequence genome encodes:
- the LOC111607973 gene encoding B-cell receptor CD22-like has protein sequence MTKVLGFILVMNALLCCRHAEGAILTIDPNWSTFHPGESVTFICDMNEGKDTDWEYEIKKNGEQFLRSNPYKSFTLLPIQIDHSDEYQCCGLRKSSGDTKCSDTVSLTVTAQPKPTLTAGPTTIPVGGSVTLSCSLPSAGWKYKWYIRTKNTPEVQLTDEENRDINVAQAGIYRCLGMRGNENYQSLVSDEVSITISFSNKVVVTRQPNWPQMFSGESITLTCEVQGGETTDWTCEWRRDGKTVKMGNDKHLTVNVNESSSEEYMCQCRRRDDWHS, from the exons ATGACAaaagttttaggttttattttagtgatGAATGCACTTCTCTGCTGCAGACATGCTGaag GCGCAATTCTGACTATTGATCCCAACTGGTCGACTTTTCATCCTGGAGAGAGCGTGACGTTCATTTGTGACATGAATGAAGGCAAAGACACCGACTGGGaatatgagataaaaaaaaatggagaacaatTTCTTCGCTCCAACCCGTACAAAAGCTTCACATTACTACCTATCCAAATCGATCACAGTGATGAATACCAGTGTTGTGGACTCAGGAAGAGCTCTGGTGATACCAAGTGCAGTGATACTGTCTCTTTAACTGTTACTG CTCAACCCAAACCCACACTGACTGCAGGTCCTACAACCataccagtagggggcagtgtgacactgagctgctctctgccctctgctggatggaaatACAAATGGTACATAAGGACCAAAAACACACCTGAAGTTCAACTcactgatgaagaaaacagagatatTAATGTAGCACAAGCAGGAATATACCGATGTCTGGGaatgagaggaaatgaaaactaTCAAAGTCTTGTAAGTGACGAAGTCAGCATCACAATAAGCT TTTCCAACAAGGTTGTTGTGACTCGACAACCAAACTGGCCTCAGATGTTCAGTGGTGAGTCGATCACTCTGACATGTGAGGTCCAGGGAGGAGAAACCACTGATTGGACGTGTGAATGGAGGAGAGAtgggaaaactgtaaaaatgggAAATGATAAACATCTGACTGTCAATGTTAATGAGTCCAGTAGTGAAGAGTACATGTGTCAGTGTAGACGCAGAGACGACTGGCATTCTTGA